The following are encoded together in the Anaerostipes caccae L1-92 genome:
- a CDS encoding PTS sugar transporter subunit IIC — MSTGVQAVLLGILGFCTNFEWFLGTCMIQRPIVIGPFVGLIMGDFQAGIIMGATMELAFAGAASIGAYDPPDMVSGTILGVALAIKAGAGPEMALTLGLPVASIVLAISNVTGYPILNFFAHLMDKNIADGNDRAFQRNFILSGFVAWGVTTPIVPIAFYLGSDKISALMKLIPEFVQTGMEIAGGLLPAMGFALLAQMIMKKSIAPFFFIGYFIVAYSGVSTTGVALFAILILAALFGISSTGLFGSGRVPAVADETEGGDFDEF, encoded by the coding sequence ATGAGTACAGGAGTACAGGCAGTTCTCCTGGGAATCTTAGGGTTTTGTACAAACTTTGAATGGTTTCTGGGGACTTGTATGATCCAAAGACCCATTGTCATAGGCCCTTTTGTCGGACTCATTATGGGAGACTTCCAGGCCGGAATTATCATGGGAGCAACGATGGAATTGGCATTTGCCGGCGCGGCATCGATCGGGGCATATGACCCGCCGGATATGGTCAGCGGAACGATTCTCGGCGTGGCGCTTGCCATCAAAGCAGGGGCAGGACCGGAGATGGCGCTGACCCTTGGGCTTCCGGTAGCGAGCATCGTACTGGCGATCAGCAACGTGACAGGATATCCGATTCTGAACTTTTTTGCCCATCTGATGGATAAGAATATTGCCGACGGCAATGACCGGGCATTTCAGAGAAACTTTATTTTAAGCGGCTTTGTGGCGTGGGGAGTGACAACGCCGATCGTGCCGATTGCGTTTTATCTTGGATCAGACAAAATTTCCGCACTGATGAAATTAATTCCGGAGTTTGTGCAGACAGGTATGGAGATTGCAGGAGGACTTCTGCCGGCGATGGGATTTGCCCTTCTGGCACAGATGATTATGAAAAAGAGCATCGCTCCGTTTTTCTTTATCGGCTATTTTATCGTCGCCTATTCAGGGGTATCAACAACCGGTGTTGCTTTATTTGCAATACTGATTCTGGCAGCACTGTTTGGAATCTCCAGCACCGGATTGTTCGGATCAGGCCGGGTGCCGGCTGTCGCTGATGAAACGGAAGGGGGAGATTTCGATGAGTTTTAA
- a CDS encoding PTS sugar transporter subunit IIB, which translates to MIKKVRVDYRLLHGQVAFSWTSKLSADCILLVTDTLQDDPVRVTSVKLAKPPGVKVVVKTIEESIKAIKSGITDKYHLFVVCENIEGAYRLVKELGIKELNLGGTTPGDDKRSLAPVVYVNQKEEEMLKELIEDGVHVYQQGVPEKAEQTIRL; encoded by the coding sequence ATGATTAAAAAGGTGAGAGTTGATTATCGTCTGCTGCATGGACAAGTAGCATTTTCATGGACTTCCAAGCTGAGTGCCGACTGTATTCTGCTTGTCACAGACACGCTTCAGGATGATCCTGTGAGGGTTACTTCTGTGAAACTGGCAAAACCGCCGGGAGTCAAAGTTGTAGTAAAGACCATTGAGGAAAGCATCAAAGCGATCAAAAGCGGCATTACAGATAAATATCATTTATTTGTTGTGTGCGAGAACATCGAGGGTGCCTACCGCCTGGTCAAGGAGCTTGGGATCAAGGAACTGAACCTTGGAGGGACAACACCGGGAGATGATAAAAGGTCTCTGGCACCGGTTGTTTATGTAAATCAGAAAGAAGAAGAGATGTTAAAGGAACTGATAGAGGACGGAGTGCATGTCTACCAGCAGGGTGTGCCGGAAAAGGCAGAGCAGACGATACGTCTTTAG
- a CDS encoding PTS sugar transporter subunit IIB — MYPSLVRIDNKLIHGQVVTGWVKKNGVKRIIIVDDATKNDSFMKQIFDMAKPPGTTLEILSAEEAAQKWKDDKLGIKTSTLVLFKDVERAYTAFMNGFRYQELQIGCIGGGPGRINLVGPVCVSEAEAGMLTEMKSCGLDIYLQSTEQTKRVSWSSIQERFFSGTK; from the coding sequence ATGTATCCATCGTTAGTAAGAATTGATAATAAATTAATTCACGGTCAGGTAGTGACAGGCTGGGTGAAGAAAAATGGAGTAAAGAGAATCATTATTGTGGATGACGCAACTAAAAATGATTCGTTTATGAAACAGATTTTTGACATGGCAAAGCCCCCGGGAACTACTCTGGAAATTCTCTCGGCCGAAGAAGCTGCACAAAAATGGAAAGATGACAAACTTGGTATCAAGACGTCCACTCTTGTTTTATTCAAAGATGTGGAGAGAGCATATACAGCCTTCATGAATGGATTTCGGTATCAGGAACTGCAAATTGGATGTATTGGCGGAGGGCCTGGGAGAATTAATCTGGTGGGACCTGTCTGCGTCAGTGAAGCAGAGGCCGGGATGCTGACAGAAATGAAGTCCTGCGGCCTGGATATTTATTTACAGTCCACGGAACAGACAAAAAGAGTGTCTTGGAGTTCTATACAAGAGAGATTTTTTTCGGGAACCAAATAA
- a CDS encoding class II fructose-bisphosphate aldolase, giving the protein MLVTMKELLKDAMEEGYAVCASNVWYEWSTQAALDAAEESGSPLILNYNYMPNVYRFMDYAKRWAEKVSVPVAINHDHGATFEEAMHCIHAGFTSVMADRSDLPFEENIRQVTEIVKAAHACGVTVEGELGHVGEADQEDNLNTALYTDPDQAAEYVDRTGVDCLAVAIGTAHGKYNKGIVPKIDFDRLRAIEEKVSIPLVLHGGSGGGDENLGKAAKTHICKINVFTDLHDAAKDAMIEAGFEGKYLPEIDDIAYFAYKDKLKYYLNLFGSAGKAKKYREIAPLEEGTERSVLK; this is encoded by the coding sequence ATGTTAGTGACAATGAAAGAATTATTAAAAGATGCAATGGAAGAAGGTTATGCAGTATGCGCTTCAAATGTTTGGTATGAGTGGTCCACTCAGGCTGCTTTAGATGCTGCAGAGGAAAGCGGAAGCCCTCTGATTTTGAACTATAATTATATGCCTAATGTTTACAGATTTATGGATTATGCCAAACGGTGGGCAGAAAAGGTTAGTGTACCTGTCGCCATTAACCATGATCACGGGGCCACATTCGAAGAGGCAATGCATTGTATTCACGCAGGCTTCACCTCTGTTATGGCAGACCGTTCAGACTTGCCCTTTGAGGAGAATATCCGTCAGGTAACTGAGATTGTAAAGGCAGCCCATGCCTGCGGAGTTACTGTAGAGGGTGAACTGGGACATGTTGGAGAGGCAGATCAGGAGGACAATCTAAATACAGCTCTTTATACAGATCCCGATCAAGCGGCAGAATATGTGGATAGGACTGGAGTTGACTGTCTGGCTGTGGCTATTGGGACTGCTCACGGAAAATATAATAAGGGAATTGTGCCAAAGATTGATTTTGATCGTCTGAGAGCTATCGAAGAAAAGGTAAGTATCCCTTTGGTACTCCACGGAGGTTCCGGCGGAGGTGACGAAAATCTTGGAAAAGCGGCCAAAACACATATTTGTAAAATAAATGTGTTTACTGATCTGCACGATGCCGCAAAAGATGCCATGATAGAAGCAGGCTTTGAAGGAAAATATCTGCCTGAAATTGATGACATTGCCTATTTTGCTTACAAAGATAAGTTAAAATATTACTTAAATTTGTTCGGCTCCGCCGGCAAGGCAAAAAAATACAGAGAGATTGCCCCTTTGGAAGAAGGAACGGAGAGGAGTGTTCTTAAATAA
- a CDS encoding MATE family efflux transporter, producing MALVIPMALQNLINTGVSACDVFMLGKVGETALSASSLARQVQYIMSLFLFGLTSGATVLTAQYWGKGDKKTIERILAMGMCMAVAVTAIFTLVSLLMPETLIRIFTNESEVIREGVKYLRILAFSYIAIGITDVYLYIMRSVERIKVATAVYLSSLICNVILNAVFIFGMFGCPAMGIRGAALATLLARILELILVIGYAKIYNREILFRMKYFFHMDSGLLKDFLVCAVPVILNEVLWGIANSASTAILGHMGSAAVAANSVAQVTKEMSMVVSFGISNAAAIYLGKTIGEKKYQHARAYAERFVKLSILLGIGSAVIILLSSQMIIMVMAMTPLTKDYLRFMMCVMAYYAVAQTLDETVIVGIFRSGGDTRFGLIIDLTAMWGCSVLLGAAAAFVFHCSVPVVYALLMSDELVKIPIIWGRYKNCSWIRNITREIE from the coding sequence ATGGCCCTCGTAATTCCGATGGCCTTGCAGAACCTGATCAATACAGGCGTCAGCGCCTGCGATGTGTTTATGCTGGGAAAGGTGGGAGAGACTGCGTTGTCTGCGTCCTCACTTGCCAGACAGGTGCAGTATATTATGTCCCTGTTCCTTTTTGGTTTAACCTCCGGGGCAACTGTACTTACTGCCCAGTACTGGGGGAAAGGTGATAAAAAAACCATCGAGAGGATACTCGCTATGGGAATGTGCATGGCAGTCGCAGTGACTGCCATATTCACGCTGGTATCCCTTCTGATGCCTGAAACGCTGATCAGGATTTTTACCAATGAATCCGAAGTGATCAGAGAAGGAGTCAAGTATCTGCGGATTTTGGCGTTTTCTTATATAGCCATCGGAATTACTGATGTGTATCTGTATATTATGCGGAGTGTGGAGCGCATTAAAGTTGCGACGGCAGTATACTTAAGCTCTTTGATCTGCAATGTAATCTTAAATGCGGTTTTTATTTTTGGAATGTTCGGCTGCCCTGCAATGGGGATAAGGGGAGCCGCCTTAGCAACGCTTCTGGCAAGAATTCTGGAACTGATCCTCGTAATCGGATATGCAAAAATCTATAACAGGGAAATTCTTTTTCGCATGAAATACTTTTTCCATATGGACTCCGGGCTGCTGAAAGATTTCCTTGTGTGTGCAGTCCCTGTGATCTTAAATGAAGTCTTGTGGGGAATTGCCAACTCTGCGAGTACAGCGATCCTTGGGCACATGGGGAGTGCGGCGGTAGCTGCAAATTCAGTGGCTCAGGTCACAAAAGAGATGTCTATGGTCGTGAGTTTCGGAATCTCTAATGCGGCAGCAATTTATCTGGGGAAAACCATCGGGGAGAAGAAGTATCAGCATGCCAGAGCCTATGCGGAGCGTTTTGTAAAACTCAGCATTCTTCTGGGAATCGGAAGCGCTGTGATCATTCTCTTATCCTCTCAGATGATCATAATGGTAATGGCTATGACGCCGTTAACCAAGGATTACCTGCGGTTTATGATGTGTGTAATGGCTTACTATGCGGTTGCCCAGACCCTGGATGAAACTGTGATCGTGGGGATTTTCCGTTCCGGCGGAGATACCAGATTCGGACTGATCATAGACCTGACGGCTATGTGGGGATGTTCTGTTTTGCTTGGAGCGGCAGCAGCTTTTGTATTCCACTGCAGTGTACCGGTTGTGTACGCACTCCTGATGAGCGATGAGCTGGTGAAAATTCCGATCATCTGGGGCAGATATAAAAACTGCAGCTGGATCAGAAATATCACGAGAGAAATAGAATAG
- a CDS encoding zinc-dependent alcohol dehydrogenase yields MKAKTAVLIKDHTAEVHERELGEIGDHQVLVKLDTCNLCTTDYQQWMGLREKQGYPMAGGHENSGIVTAAGKDVKNIVVGDRVAFGYIFCGDCPACRAGNTFECTNIDFDAVSPDGYKGDMGIATYKLADAKYTIKVSNQLEPAQAGFVEPLGTVIHGIKKLHIQPQEDVVVVGAGTMGLLNALTARAYGARVIVSELTEKKLKRAESMGFETIHAKETEPADAVFDLTKGKGADIVIGAVGATKAYDQCLQMLREHRGKFLVFAAGYPEPELHISPNDIHYRQIQIIGTMGGGIGDFEEAAKLLSNGTIDVSGCLEGITIGLKDIQKAFEAASAPDAYRVTVDCQDV; encoded by the coding sequence ATGAAAGCAAAAACAGCAGTCCTTATAAAAGACCATACGGCAGAAGTACATGAAAGGGAGCTGGGAGAGATCGGAGATCATCAAGTTCTGGTAAAATTGGACACATGCAATCTTTGCACTACTGATTATCAGCAGTGGATGGGCCTTAGGGAAAAACAGGGCTACCCTATGGCCGGAGGCCACGAAAATTCAGGAATTGTTACAGCTGCTGGGAAAGATGTTAAAAACATAGTTGTGGGAGACAGGGTGGCTTTCGGTTACATTTTCTGCGGAGACTGCCCTGCCTGCCGGGCAGGAAATACATTTGAGTGTACAAATATTGATTTTGATGCCGTATCACCGGACGGATATAAAGGTGATATGGGAATCGCAACTTATAAATTGGCAGATGCAAAATATACAATCAAAGTATCTAATCAACTGGAACCTGCCCAGGCCGGCTTCGTAGAACCATTGGGAACCGTAATCCACGGAATTAAAAAGCTGCACATCCAGCCACAAGAAGACGTTGTTGTTGTCGGGGCGGGTACCATGGGTCTTCTTAATGCATTGACCGCCAGAGCATATGGGGCAAGAGTTATTGTCAGTGAATTGACAGAAAAGAAACTGAAACGTGCAGAATCTATGGGATTTGAAACTATACATGCAAAGGAGACGGAACCAGCTGACGCAGTATTTGATCTGACAAAAGGAAAAGGCGCCGACATTGTGATCGGTGCAGTGGGAGCAACAAAAGCGTATGACCAATGTCTTCAAATGCTCAGAGAACACAGAGGAAAATTCCTTGTATTTGCAGCAGGATATCCGGAACCCGAACTGCACATAAGTCCAAATGACATTCATTACCGCCAGATCCAAATCATCGGGACCATGGGCGGAGGGATCGGCGACTTTGAGGAGGCAGCAAAACTTTTAAGTAATGGGACCATCGATGTCAGCGGATGCCTGGAAGGGATAACAATCGGATTAAAAGATATCCAGAAAGCTTTTGAAGCAGCATCCGCACCTGATGCTTACCGTGTAACTGTAGACTGCCAAGACGTATAA
- a CDS encoding HAD family hydrolase translates to MYEAIIFDMDGVIIDSEIVYYNWLKELLIEKECMIPENELKKIVGLSNSQSRQMMMEWFGREKGSRLWETYCEEEEGYELSYRDIINPGTEEILMLLRRHHIKTALASSSSMEEISEVLDEIGFRKYFPVILSGEMFQESKPNPEIYTETMKCLRVEPERCIVLEDSDYGICAAKSAGAHVIAHREDRFGFTQEMADHVVRDMYHAKEMIRTKFNL, encoded by the coding sequence ATGTATGAAGCAATCATATTTGATATGGACGGGGTTATCATAGACAGCGAGATCGTCTATTATAACTGGCTTAAAGAACTGTTAATTGAAAAGGAATGTATGATTCCGGAAAATGAACTGAAAAAGATTGTCGGTTTATCAAATTCCCAGAGCCGCCAGATGATGATGGAATGGTTCGGCAGGGAAAAGGGCAGCAGGCTTTGGGAAACTTATTGTGAGGAGGAAGAGGGATATGAGCTTTCTTACAGGGACATCATTAATCCTGGTACAGAAGAGATACTCATGCTTTTGAGAAGACATCATATCAAGACGGCACTTGCTTCCTCCAGCTCTATGGAAGAAATATCAGAGGTGCTGGATGAAATCGGGTTCAGAAAATATTTCCCGGTGATTTTAAGCGGAGAAATGTTTCAGGAGAGCAAGCCAAACCCGGAGATTTATACAGAGACGATGAAGTGCCTTCGTGTGGAACCGGAGAGGTGTATTGTTCTTGAGGATTCTGATTATGGCATCTGTGCGGCAAAAAGTGCAGGTGCCCATGTGATCGCTCACAGGGAGGACAGATTCGGGTTCACCCAGGAGATGGCAGATCATGTGGTCCGTGATATGTATCATGCAAAAGAGATGATCAGAACAAAATTTAATTTGTAA
- a CDS encoding Pr6Pr family membrane protein, producing the protein MEKRFMQPAALGLAVVFVSTALYAYWGRPGHMHELTFLSNFSAGIFLFGTLLLRFAGKNVPQILYFDCTMLLFLVLMVCTAFTGQFKFNGLFMFLHFLNPVFMVFYFFLFCNMNFVQKSRQIFSVMIAPLLYLLFAAAYGNVTGDYIYFFLDIKEHGYVYCVSFVLLLSAAVVMIGCAMFYLNKIIFKNRKSI; encoded by the coding sequence ATGGAAAAGAGGTTTATGCAGCCGGCAGCGCTGGGGCTGGCTGTAGTATTTGTTTCCACTGCTTTATACGCTTATTGGGGAAGGCCGGGACATATGCATGAACTGACCTTTCTCAGTAATTTTTCTGCCGGTATTTTTCTGTTCGGAACCCTTCTTTTAAGATTTGCAGGAAAGAATGTTCCGCAGATTCTGTATTTTGACTGCACGATGCTGTTATTTCTGGTCCTCATGGTGTGCACGGCATTTACCGGTCAATTTAAATTTAACGGCTTATTTATGTTCCTGCATTTTCTCAATCCTGTTTTCATGGTATTTTATTTTTTTCTCTTCTGCAATATGAACTTTGTACAAAAAAGCAGACAGATTTTCTCTGTTATGATCGCTCCGCTGCTCTATCTGTTATTTGCGGCGGCATATGGAAATGTAACGGGAGATTATATCTACTTTTTTCTGGATATAAAAGAACATGGTTATGTTTACTGTGTATCGTTTGTGCTGCTGCTTTCCGCTGCTGTGGTGATGATAGGCTGTGCCATGTTTTATCTGAACAAAATAATTTTCAAAAACAGGAAGAGTATTTAG
- a CDS encoding PTS system mannose/fructose/sorbose family transporter subunit IID produces MEITILQAVLIGLFYWLAQSIAPYGSIAFSPLPCAVWAGLVMGDVTHGVMIGASIQLIYLGMIYAGGQVASDETAATLIAVPIILQSGMPIQSAVAVAIPVGVLMGQLQNIQQIVMTGVAHLADRYAEKGDTKKIYLCAFLYPQLVRIVLRFIPLSLAVYLGSPFVKHVLTIIPDFIMNGLTVAGSIMPAVGFGIVAFVIGQPILLPFFVIGFFLVKYTGVSTIGAAIAGGFIAFLFYLFTVKYVKQEPEEQEEEIPVVSHSLLTKRDVRKSFILWNIFAATSQNYERQMGMSFCASFIPCLKKMYKDNTEGLKDALKRHLEFYNTEATLGSTISGIALAMEEQKAMGNPVEGEMITGVKTGLMGPFAGIGDSIIWGTMQPLLTGLFLAGAAKGSVISALAPWTIFIIIQIVVSYRTWMTGYNLGAKSATKLLGSGGFKKLITTVSVFGLFMMGALAAGFISVKIPFAVTTKAGEFAVQKILDGLAPGLVPLAILTGTYLFTRKYKSFLKTAVMVLAVGLVLGSLGILAVIS; encoded by the coding sequence ATGGAAATCACAATATTGCAGGCAGTTTTAATAGGACTGTTTTACTGGCTCGCACAAAGTATTGCACCATATGGTTCTATTGCATTTTCACCGCTTCCCTGTGCAGTATGGGCCGGACTGGTCATGGGAGATGTAACTCACGGGGTTATGATTGGAGCCAGTATTCAGCTCATTTACCTTGGTATGATTTATGCGGGAGGGCAGGTGGCCTCTGATGAGACGGCAGCTACACTCATTGCCGTTCCTATCATCCTACAATCCGGAATGCCGATTCAGTCTGCTGTGGCAGTGGCAATCCCTGTGGGAGTGCTCATGGGACAGCTGCAGAATATTCAGCAGATTGTCATGACTGGAGTAGCACATCTGGCAGATCGGTATGCAGAAAAAGGAGACACGAAAAAAATCTATCTCTGTGCTTTTCTATATCCCCAGCTGGTCCGGATTGTACTGCGCTTTATCCCTTTGTCGCTGGCCGTATACCTGGGAAGCCCGTTTGTAAAACATGTACTCACAATAATTCCGGACTTCATTATGAATGGTCTTACCGTAGCTGGAAGCATTATGCCCGCAGTTGGATTTGGAATTGTAGCCTTTGTAATTGGACAGCCAATTCTTCTTCCATTTTTTGTTATAGGTTTTTTCCTTGTCAAATACACGGGGGTATCTACAATCGGAGCCGCAATTGCCGGTGGTTTCATAGCGTTTTTATTCTATCTGTTTACTGTTAAATATGTAAAACAGGAACCGGAAGAACAAGAAGAAGAAATTCCGGTTGTTTCCCACAGCCTTTTGACAAAACGTGATGTAAGAAAATCTTTTATACTATGGAATATTTTTGCCGCAACCAGCCAAAATTATGAACGCCAGATGGGTATGTCTTTTTGTGCCTCTTTTATTCCTTGTCTGAAGAAAATGTATAAAGACAACACAGAAGGCCTGAAAGATGCATTAAAGAGGCATCTGGAATTTTATAACACAGAAGCTACTCTTGGTTCCACAATTTCAGGAATTGCCCTGGCCATGGAAGAACAAAAAGCCATGGGAAATCCTGTGGAAGGAGAAATGATTACGGGAGTGAAAACCGGCCTTATGGGTCCCTTTGCAGGAATCGGTGATTCGATTATCTGGGGAACCATGCAGCCGCTGCTGACCGGCCTCTTCCTGGCGGGAGCAGCAAAGGGTTCTGTAATTTCTGCGCTTGCACCCTGGACAATTTTTATCATTATTCAGATTGTTGTCTCTTACCGTACATGGATGACAGGATACAATCTGGGAGCAAAATCTGCAACCAAACTGCTTGGCAGCGGCGGATTCAAAAAACTGATCACAACAGTCAGTGTTTTCGGGCTTTTTATGATGGGTGCACTGGCGGCAGGCTTTATCAGTGTTAAAATTCCATTTGCGGTAACAACAAAAGCAGGAGAGTTTGCAGTACAGAAAATTCTGGACGGATTGGCACCCGGATTGGTTCCTCTGGCAATATTGACTGGAACCTATCTATTTACACGAAAATATAAAAGCTTTTTAAAAACCGCCGTCATGGTACTTGCTGTGGGCCTGGTTTTGGGGAGCCTTGGTATACTGGCAGTAATTTCATAA
- a CDS encoding iron-containing alcohol dehydrogenase: MLNFEYCSPTSYIFGKGRERETGSYIKPYTNKNKVLIVYDTERITECGLLKTVTDSLEEEKISWCKLSGVVPNPRFSLVKHGIDLVKQERADFVLGIGGGSVLDTAKAIGAGAAYDGDAWDLCTGTYAERSLPVGAILTLAATGSEGSMFSVISDDQTGEKLGIAGEAIRPKFAVLNPELTYSLPAFQTACGACDMMSHIMENYFTNSKGTFMIDRLIEGLLKTVIEYTPIALREPDNYEARAALMWASSLANNGSMGLGRISDTGIHAAAQAIGGKFDKTHGATIALVIPPIMKKLYKKNLGRYVQYASKVWGIEPNLDHPEETALKGILKTQTFFKEIGLPSKMSDLGIKNPAEYVDELTESVDIDMWQATPGYTVGITKEELREVFKETAE, encoded by the coding sequence ATGCTGAATTTTGAGTACTGCAGTCCAACAAGCTATATTTTTGGCAAAGGCAGAGAGAGGGAAACCGGAAGCTACATAAAACCATATACTAATAAAAATAAAGTACTGATCGTTTATGATACCGAAAGAATCACAGAGTGCGGCCTCCTGAAAACAGTAACAGACAGTCTTGAGGAAGAAAAAATTTCTTGGTGCAAGCTTTCAGGGGTCGTACCCAACCCGAGATTTTCCCTTGTAAAACACGGAATTGATTTGGTAAAGCAAGAACGGGCTGACTTTGTCCTCGGTATTGGAGGAGGAAGTGTGTTGGATACAGCCAAGGCCATAGGCGCAGGAGCCGCTTATGATGGGGATGCATGGGACTTATGCACCGGGACTTATGCAGAGAGATCACTTCCGGTAGGGGCAATTCTCACCCTGGCTGCCACAGGCAGTGAAGGAAGTATGTTTTCTGTGATCTCAGACGATCAAACTGGAGAAAAACTTGGAATTGCAGGGGAAGCAATCCGGCCAAAGTTTGCTGTGCTGAATCCGGAGCTGACTTATTCCCTGCCGGCATTTCAGACGGCCTGCGGGGCCTGTGATATGATGAGCCATATTATGGAAAACTATTTTACAAATTCAAAAGGGACATTTATGATTGACCGGCTCATTGAAGGCCTTTTAAAGACCGTCATTGAATATACCCCCATCGCGCTGCGAGAGCCGGATAACTATGAAGCACGGGCAGCTCTTATGTGGGCAAGCAGTCTTGCCAATAACGGCTCAATGGGCCTTGGAAGAATCAGTGACACTGGAATTCATGCCGCTGCTCAGGCAATCGGAGGGAAATTTGATAAGACACATGGGGCTACAATTGCTCTTGTAATTCCGCCGATCATGAAAAAGCTGTATAAGAAAAACCTGGGAAGATACGTGCAATATGCATCAAAGGTGTGGGGAATCGAACCAAACCTTGATCATCCGGAGGAAACAGCTCTGAAAGGGATCTTAAAAACACAAACCTTTTTTAAAGAAATTGGCCTTCCATCTAAAATGTCTGATCTGGGGATCAAGAATCCGGCAGAATATGTAGATGAACTAACAGAATCTGTAGATATTGATATGTGGCAGGCAACACCAGGTTATACCGTAGGAATTACAAAAGAAGAACTTAGAGAAGTTTTTAAAGAAACAGCCGAATAG
- a CDS encoding PTS sugar transporter subunit IIA: protein MRHIILTGHSRISEGIATAIEFVLGNKIPYFNAYMEGEELYSKKLREKISEYPPQDDIIILTDILGGSVNNDMMKFLDRPNLHLVCGMNLPLAVHLILSEEENTEQLIRQGIQAAKDGIQYCNDIQVSANMDDLGDF from the coding sequence GTGCGCCATATCATTTTGACGGGACATTCCCGCATATCAGAGGGGATTGCAACTGCCATTGAATTTGTTTTAGGAAATAAAATACCATACTTTAATGCTTATATGGAAGGAGAGGAGCTGTATTCCAAGAAACTTCGGGAGAAGATTTCGGAATACCCGCCGCAGGATGATATTATCATACTCACTGATATTCTGGGAGGGAGCGTCAACAATGATATGATGAAGTTCCTGGACCGGCCGAATCTCCATTTAGTGTGCGGGATGAATCTGCCGCTGGCAGTACATCTGATCTTATCAGAGGAAGAAAATACAGAACAGTTAATCAGGCAGGGCATTCAGGCGGCAAAAGACGGAATCCAGTATTGCAATGACATTCAGGTTTCAGCCAATATGGATGATCTGGGGGACTTTTAA
- a CDS encoding PTS system mannose/fructose/sorbose family transporter subunit IID, which produces MSFNIHADYNGKITKSDLRKVWLRSIPMEHSWNYERMMHSGYCFAILPILKKLYPNKEDYIKALQRHMELYNVTMYISTLPLGITAAMEEKNAEDPNFDTTSISAVKTAFMGPLSGIGDAMYHGTLRIIAMGIGVSLAMKGNILGPILFWLIFNIPNFGLRYPLTFLGYKLGVEAMDKLEKSGIMDKVMQAASILGLTVAGAMTAENVYLSIPIKFGIGKDATTVQSILDGIMPGILPLALFGVIYYIFKKDKCNPIVMMLLLMVLGVVGAFFGFLG; this is translated from the coding sequence ATGAGTTTTAACATACATGCCGACTATAATGGGAAGATTACAAAAAGTGATCTGAGGAAAGTGTGGCTCCGGTCGATCCCGATGGAGCATTCTTGGAACTATGAACGTATGATGCACTCCGGTTACTGCTTTGCCATACTGCCGATTCTAAAAAAACTGTATCCAAACAAAGAAGACTACATCAAGGCTTTGCAGCGGCATATGGAATTATACAATGTGACCATGTACATTTCTACGCTGCCGCTTGGAATCACAGCAGCCATGGAAGAAAAAAATGCGGAAGATCCAAATTTTGATACCACATCTATTTCTGCGGTAAAGACGGCTTTTATGGGGCCGCTGTCAGGAATCGGAGATGCGATGTATCACGGAACTCTCCGGATTATCGCAATGGGAATCGGTGTTTCTCTGGCTATGAAAGGCAACATACTGGGCCCGATCCTGTTTTGGCTGATTTTTAACATACCGAACTTCGGACTGCGCTATCCGCTGACATTTCTCGGATATAAACTGGGCGTGGAGGCCATGGATAAATTAGAGAAATCCGGAATCATGGATAAAGTCATGCAGGCAGCCAGTATCCTAGGACTCACTGTCGCCGGCGCCATGACCGCAGAAAATGTGTATCTGTCGATACCGATTAAGTTCGGAATAGGAAAGGATGCCACAACGGTGCAGTCAATCTTAGACGGAATTATGCCCGGAATTCTTCCATTGGCTTTGTTCGGTGTGATCTATTACATCTTTAAGAAGGATAAGTGCAACCCGATCGTGATGATGTTACTGCTCATGGTACTTGGTGTTGTAGGAGCATTTTTTGGATTCCTTGGGTAA